cACTGCGCCaagccacctctggtggcAACAGGGTCATGCACCCACGATGTAGCGAGgccagagtgccagcgtcACTGGAGCGCACCCCACCGCATTCtcactgcctgctggtgtggcgcgcctgcgctgccCCGACCAATGCACCCTGTGGGGAGCGgcggggtggcggcggctgggggTGGTGCGTTGGGCAGGGGGCAGGGCTCAGCTGGCTGTGCCAGACCATCGCCCCAGCGCGTGTGTCTATggcggctgcgcaccacgTGATGGGCTCCCTGTGGGCGGGCCGTGGGGTCGAAAGGAGTttgcctcctcttcagcgGATGAGAGTGGAGTCGTTGAGAAGAAACAATGCAATCGGTACTCATCACGTGGTTGCGGAAGCATCAGGAGCTTCTACATGTCTCACCGGCTCCCACCGTGAATCTCTCAACCTTCTCTGAGGTGTCTTGCTTCCCCTTAGCCGTGTGCCTAgacgtctctccctctaccgTTGAGCTGGCAGTCGTAGTGCTTCTCCTgactttctctgctctttttttcttcaccCTTTATCTCTTCCCTGAACTCGCGTGGTGGCTTACCTCGGTCCCAGAGTGGCACATAAACTCGCGTACAGATCAACACTAACACGCGTACACTGTAGCACAGCCTTTACGGCTCCTCCGCCTGCCGTGATATTCTTTGGTCGCGTAGCGCTCTGCTGAGGCACGACAGATCTCTCtgttcccttccctctccccttcaccACCGCCTTGCTCTTCTGAATATCATCCCAGCTCTCACACCCTCCATTATACTCTCAACACAGCACAGGAGACCGTCTCCTTTTTCGtcattctctcctctctctctcacactgGGTACGCAAGAGCTGACGGTCGTTAGCGATCAATACGCTCGTTGTGTGGCACAagtctctgtctctctctctcttcccctctcgtCTAACGTGACTtcttgagctcctcctctgttgttCTGCTCAGTCGTggatacccccccccctgtgcgCCATCGCTGTGCGTCGCATTCACCCCATCACCCTTCTCTACGCAGAGGCCTGTACGCTCTTGACAGCCAGCAAgacaggaaaggggaaaaaatgATGCGCCGAGCTTTGAGTGGCGTTATTGCCGTCCGAGCGTCGGCGATGCGCAACTACACAGATGCCCGAACTATTCGCCAGCCCAACCCATATGACCAACTCGTCAGCGCCGAGAACCAGCACTACGTGGAGAACCTCATGCGGCAGTACGAGGCCGACAGCGCCCTTGTCGATCCCAGCTGGGTGCCCGTCCTGGAGGCGATTCGGTCCAGGAATGACGATGCCCCTGTAGTGTCAACATTCAGCCGACCAATCGATGCCAAGTCGTTGTCGGAGAAGCAGCGTCACGACAATATGCGCCTTTCGTGGATGATCCGCGAATACGAGCGGTTTGGCCACCACATGGCGAAAGTCAACCCGCTCAGCGGCTACCACGCGGACAATCGCATCCTGGGCTCTCGCACACTGGCGCCAGAGGAGTTCTGCTTCAGCAAGGAGGATCTGAAACTTGTCTTCAACGTCACCCTTGGTGCCAGCTACGATGCGACCTTCGTCAGCGGTGGTACTTCCATGACGCTTCAGGAAATTATCGATCAACTACGCCGATTCTACTGCGGGCCAATCGGGTTCGAGTTCATGTCATCGGGCTTCTTTGAGTTGCGTAACTGGTTCCGCCACGAGGTCGCAAACTCCCTGCAGCCCTTGCCACACGAGGAGCGCAAGCTTTACTACAAGGACGTCATCAAGGCCTGCGGCTTCGAGAAGTTTCTGCAGGTGAAGTACGCCACCAAGCAGCGCTTCGGcctcgacggcggcgaggcgcttATTCCAGCCTTGAACGCCGTAATTCTCACCTCGAGCAACCTCGGCGTGCAGAGCGCGATCATCGGCATGGCGCACCGTGGGCGCCTGAACGTCCTGGCGAACGTGCTACACAAGTCCCTACGCACCATCCTCAACGAGTTTGAAGGTCGTGTGGCTATCGAGAATGTGCACGTTAGCGGTGATGTCGAGTACCATCTCGGCAAGCGCAAGCACGTGAAGCTGGCCAACAATAAGTTGATCGAGTTGGACCTGCTGCCTAACCCGTCGCACCTCGAAGCCGTAAACCCTCTGGTGCTGGGTAAGGCGCATGCCCGCCAAGTCTACACGGACGATGTGGAGTGCACAACGGTGCTGCCCATCCTCATCCATGGTGATGCCGCATTCGCCGGCCAAGGATCGTGCTACGAGACGATGGGGTTCTGCGAGCTCGAAAACTTTCACGTCGGTGGCACACTGCACTTAGTCATCAACAACCAAATTGGCTTCACCACCAACCCCAAGGACTCGCGCGCGAGCGCGTACTGCACCGACCTGTCAAAGGTGAACAATGCCCCAGTGATGCATGTCAACGGCGACGACGTTGACGCGTGCGTGAAGGCGGCCAAGATTGCCGCACGCTTCCGCCATCAGTTCCACCGCGACATCATCATCGACCTCGTCTGCTACCGCCGCAACGGGCACAACGAGACCGACATGCCCGACTTTACCCAGCCCCAGCTGTACGAGCAGATCCGTCGGCACCCCTGTCTCGTCGACATCTACACCAAGACCCTCATCGAAGACGGCACACTGACGGCAGAAGAGgccaaggtggagaagacggaGTGGGACAGCGTCCTGCGCCAGGCGTACGAGCGCATGAACAGCACGCAGAACTTCGTGAAGGTCATGCCTGTGTTTGACCCCGAGAGCGAGAACACCTCAGCGGATTTGTCGTACGCGAagatcgccgccgcccgtgTGCCGCGGCCGGCTCCAGCGGTGGAGACCGGCGTCGAGGCCCAGACGCTccgcgctgcaggcgtgcaCCTGGCGTCCATCCCGAAGGAGATGCAGAAGCCGCACCCGGTGGTGGAGCGCACGTACGCTGCACGCAAGAAAGGTACGGAGCAGGGAGACGCAATCGAGTGGTGCCAAGCAGAGCTCATGGCGCTGGCCACGCTCTCGATGCAAGGGGTGCCGATACGGCTGACTGGCGAGGATGTCGAGCGCGGCACCTTCACACAGCGTCACGCCGGCATTACAGACATGAAGACGAACCTAAAGTACTTCCCGGTGAAGACGGTGTCGCCTTCGCAGGCACTCATCACCATCTCGAACAGCTCCCTCTCCGAGCTCGGCGTGTGCGGCTTCGAGATGGGGTACAACATGGAGAACACCCGCTCCATCACTATGTGGGAGGCCCAGTTCGGTGACTTTGCCAACGGTGCGCAGGTGATCTTCGACCAGTTCCTCAGTTGCTGCGAGGAGAAGTGGAATGAGCACAGCAACCTCATCCTGTCGCTCCCGCACGGCTACTCGGGTGCCGGCCCGGAGCACAGCTCTGCTCGTGTGGAGCGCTTCCTGCAGCTgagcgacgacagcgaccgAGTACCGTCGGACTTCCGCCACTTTTCCAACGATCAGGCGCTCGAAATCCGCATCCGTCGCCACAACTGGCAGGTGACTTACCCCAGCACACCAGCCAACTACTTCCATCTTCTGCGCCGCCAAGGACTGCGCGAGTTTCCGAAACCGCTTGTCAATTTCTTCTCGAAGGCACGCCTGCGTGCGCCGAACTTATCAAAACTGGCGGACATGGCTCAGGGGTCCAGATTCAAGGCGGTCATTGACACCGCGCGCACCGAGGACACGGTGGCTCGCAAGGTCGCGTTCTGCTCTGGCCAAATTGAGAGCATTGTGAATGATGCGAAGACAGCAATGCAGAAAGAGACCCCAGGCGTCCATGAcgacgtcgtcctcgtcacaGTCGAGCAGCTGGCCCCGTTCCCTTGGGAGCAGGTCGCGGATGTGATGGAGAAGTACGCGCAGCGTAACCCCGATACAGAGTTTGTAtggctgcaggaggagccACGCAACATGGGGATGTGGATGCACATGCGACCCCGCATGAACAGCTTGATGCGACATCTCGGACTAAAGCAGAACCGCATCAACGTCGTGAGCCGCTCATcctcagcgtcgccgtctACCGGCTATGGCTCCGTGCAcgtggaggaagaaaagaagctTATCCAGGAAATCATTGCAGGTTGACCGTGACAGCGCCCATGCTTGACTGAACTTCATGCTGCGAGCGCCGCTCCCCTCACTCTGCAGCACATACACCTGCGTGGGTGTTTGGTACGCGGCGTGTGCGATAAGGctgaggaaaaggggaaaaaaaacgggAGTGGAAGAGCGAGTGAGCCTGTAAGGACGAGATTGAGAAGTGTCAACGTGCTCTCGTCACCCGTCTTTCTCCCAAACTCGATGTGTCTTACTTTTGGGGGCTTCTTGCGGTGACATGTGGTGTGCTTAGACGcttggaggaggtgatgcgCAGGCGTGCTGTCCCATGTGCGCTGTACGGCGCCACCCCCGAGGCTGTCACCTCTGCGTTGTattggttgttgttgtgtcgttgttgttgttgttcttcttctctaTGTGCGTGGTGCTCCTTTTTTGgtgtttttccttcttcgtcGAAATGTGGATTGGGGCAGTCCTCCTCCCGCGAGTGTCAAACACGGCTGCCACGATGAGGCACgccggcacacgcacgacaACCCTCGCCGAACACCTTtcgctgcgcgtgcgtcccctcccctctcccttttctgtcGTTATTTGAACGTACCAAATCTGAAAAAGACGTCGTCTCAGCACGTCGCTTGTctcgtcttctccttttAAATGTTTACTGCGCTTTACACACGTGCGCGACCTCGAACGACGTTGTCATGTTGcgtgcttgtctctctctgtgtgcgtttACTCTCCCACCCACCTACTCTCCTGCCTTCCATCCTTCGACATGTATGTTGCCCGTATGTGTATTGAATCCACGCGTCAACGCACGTGACAATGTGCCCTCGTGGTCTTGTGAGTTCGCTTCCAACCGGAGGGTAAGTGAGGAGATGGGAGCTGAAAGTGAGAAGGGACTCTAAGGAAAGGGGTGGTTAGTCATTGCTGTGGCTGGGATGGCTCTTGTCGCGGTTTGTGCTTCTGTACTCGGactgtgcttctctctcaccgGTTTGTTTGGTGCTTTACTTAATCGCAGTACAGACAACGTACAGACGCGACAAAGGAGAACAGAAAGACGAAAAACGCGACAGGGAATGCTgtcggggggaggaggagaaggaggagggagggagggctgGGGCGGACGGTTGGTTGCGGTGCTCGGCGGCACTCGACACCGCACATCCCGCGGCGCCTTTGACACAGTCGAGAACCGTCACAGTCCAggcgaaacaaaaaaaaaaagagacgtGAAGAGAGGCGGGAACCGCTGCTCATCGTCAAGGATGgcgcttccctcccctctcctctctacccCGGTATCTCGCTCGTAGGAGTGGAAAATGGCATCCCCCAAAAGGCACAACACGACGGCACGGCCGTGCTGTGCCTGGTCGAAATTTGTTTAAAGTGCAGCTCCATGCTGGTATCGGCGGTGACATGGAGCATAGTTATCCCTACTCCTACGCAGCTCTGCCAACGTACGAGCAGTGGAGAAGTGTTCTGGATGCCCCTACTCTCTTACCCTTGGATTCATACAAAATAGCCCCTCCCTAACcccgccgtctctctctctccgcctgAGTAAAGGTACACGTATGCCTGCACCCCCTACGTGCTCACTGCAAGCGTGCCACCAGTGCACGCTCCCACGATCCAAGAGAGGCGCACCACAATGAATACCGCGTGAGACCCCCGTGTTCCACACCAATACCGCTCACCGCTGCCTTCAACACACATTTTGGGTGAttccgtcgctgctgtgttgtacctttttcttcctcctttggTGTTTGTGTGACGTggtgtcttctcttcctcgtctgACAGCACCGACGCTGGTAATTGCAGGGATTTCGAACCTGCTAGAGCAACTACCAGTgtatctccccccccctacatCTCTCCTTCGTCCCCTCACGCGCCAGTCTGAGTCAAAGATGCGAACAGATCGCTCTCTATGGGTAGAGGACAAGTATGCACTGCGATGTCGCGGGTGTGCTGAGAAGTTCACCGTCtttcgccgtcgccaccactgccgtaGGTGTGGTCAGGTATTCTGCTACGAGTGCCTCAAGCCTCCACCAACAGAAGCTTCCGTACCGCAGAGCATAATATTCAATGTTTATCAGTGGCTGGCGCCAACGCTGGCTACGCCGATAAGCACGCGAACATCGGCCGAGGTGCCGAAGACAGCAGGGAAATGTAACGCCGTTAGTAGTAGTCGCGATGGGGCTTCTGTTGCtgcggtagcagcagcagcggcagctgcggagcTTTCCATGCTTCTCTGTtgtcgctgcgctgccaccgtggCGAAGAACGCTTCGCGCGAAGCTTCGGCACCGCACGCCGAGTTCCCAGCCTCGTCACTCACAGGCAACAGCGCGGCCCAATCTCTGTCGAACGTACCGTCACCGCTTATGCTGAGTGTACCACTGCCGTGTCCGTCGTCACCGAAGCTGGAGACACCGATTCGGCTCGACGGAAGGAGTCCCCCTGAGGAGGCGCTGTCTCCCACCCCACTGCGTACACTACCTGCGATTGAAATGGCGCGCCAGTTAGCAGCCTCGGATTCCTCTAACATCGTGGCCCCCGAGTCTGTGGGCTGCACAGGAACACATGCAGAAACAGAAGAGGAGCGCGAGGTCACGTACTCTATCGGGCGCGTTTGGCGACCCCCACCGTCGATCATGGCGCAGTGGTGGGTAGCGCATCAGCAAGCCCTGAAGGACAGGGCAGCGCGCACCTTCCCAGGGCAGCAAACAAGTCCGTGTGCATCCACCTTGGAGAGCGCCGGTGCACTTGTGCGGACGCTTAGCGACGACCCCGTCAGCTTTGACGTGCGCTTTTTCCTGGGAGCAGATATGACGCAGCTGGCATCGGACTCCAAGGGCTGCGTATTGGGGAGCGCAGCGGTCATTGCGATGGCCGACGCAcctgcgtcgctgcacgGATTCCTGAGCGACTTCGGTGCCGCGTGCACAACCCACCTCAAGGCGCGTATTCAACACACCCTTCAAGCTTATTTCCCCAACACTCACGGATCGCGACTATGTCGCCACCTAGCTGATGTTGCCTGGCATATCGTGCACCACACTGCTGTCGCCCTCGGTGCCAGTGTGTTTGACCACTTGTCCATCTTCTCTATCCTGAGCCCCGCGCAGCCCGTGCAGTGCATCGTGTACCCGGGCCTAGTGAACCGTCGACCTCATCCTTCCAAGCGGGTCATGAGCCCGTGCGATCAtccgcgcgtgctgctgcttgcgggGGACCTCTCCTATCCAGTGCAGCCGGCCGAGGACCTCGTTGACTACGTGCATTCCTACAGCGGCTACCTGGATAAGTTGTTCCAGCGACTGGTGATGTGGCAACCGGACGTGATTGTTGTCGAAGGCAACATGCACCATTACCTGCGTGCGCGTATCGAGGCGGAGGACCAGATGCGCCTCGTGCTAGACGTCGGTCGTGAATTTCTCGTGCAGCTCTCCTGGTGCTTGCATGCTGACATCATTGCTGATCTTCAGTACGTCGGCGTGGGCGACTtgaccaccacagcgccgctgggTCACTGCGCCCGCTTCGAGGTGCTTGAGTTGGCAGAGGaagtgtgctgctgctgcttccgcgGCTTCGACGCGCTCTCCTTTCATACCCTCATCCTCCGCGGTGAGCGGCAGTGGGAGGCAATGGAACAGGTAGTAAGGGAGGCAGTCGCCGTTGCCTATCACCTGGCCCTGCAGGCaaacggcgccgctgcacttgTACGGAAAGGGCTCTCTATTTCGGTGAGTAGCGCGACGGCGACCGCAGAggaagccgccgcagccgctgccatcaCGATGAATGTGGGGTGCCAATTCCCGTCGTCGGTGCAGTCTGCATGCCGCCACGCCGCGAGCCCCGCTGCATTGTCCACCCTGAAGGACAACATCGTGGTGAACATTGTGCACATGGACCACCTATTCGAGGGGGGAACtggcggtggtagtggcgCCGGTAATTCCGTCAACGGCaggtcggcggtggcggtggcaagcGCCGTCATGAGCACACTGGCCAAGTCACGGAGCTCCGAGCTGCCCATCGAGCGCGGTGCTTCTCGTGGCCCGGTCACCCGTTTCCAAGCTAGTTCACACCTCGATTTGCctgccagcagcgctgacacAGCGTCACCCAGCGCCCCCTTGTTGGGCCCGCCTCTCGGACGCGCTGAGGCGCCAGCGGCCAACGCCTACGCCGTGGTGCAACAGAAATCGGTCTTGACCTTCTACGGTGCCGGAGACGAGCGCCTCTTCCACTTTCTGGTGAACCGCTGCGCCGGGACGGAGTCACAGGTACTCTACTTGCACGGTGCGCATCGAGTGAAGGTGACCACGTCGACcagtgcctctctcccttcggcagcagccacactcACTGACAGCGGTCTCGCGGACACCTTGGGTGCCGCGCAGATGTTGGCGTTTCACAAGGTCACCGCGCAGCAGAGCGCTGCGAGGGCGTTGACTGCGGCGGAGCCGCTGGACACTTACGCAATCGCCGCCTTCGTTGCCCATCTGAGGGGTTATTTCTCTCTTCGAATTCGCGTGGTGAACGAGGATGTCagggtagcagcagcggatgcGGCGACCGTGCCTGCCACCCCGGTTGACGCCATGATCGACGTCTGCACTCCGCACCTTCTGAACCTCTCCACAGCCGCCTTCCTGGAGTGGGTGCTGTACGGCTGGATACCTGCGCAGTCGAGGCACTCGGCGCAGTCGGGTCTACAGATCCACTTCCAGTTCCATTCCCTAGGgacggctgcgcagcagcagcgccaacccAGTCCTGCCAATATCTCCGCCTACCCCAATACCGTGACGTTCTTGATGGAGCGAGTGCCTCTGTCGCGCATCGAATACCCGTCACCCGTGATGCCACGCGCCATTCCCGCACTGGAGGCGAAGGGATCCTCTGAGGAGCATCCGATTGGCATCGAGGATTACCTCTATGCTGGGAGCGACGCCGATGAAATGGAGGGTCTTCTCGCTGAGCTGCAACAGGCAACGCGCGCTTCTTTGGATCGAACGGAACAGCTAGAGAACACCAAAGCAGATGTGCTGACTGTAGCATCTGCGATAAGCACTGTCAGCTCTGCTGTGGGGGTGGAAGGAAAGgcatccgccgccgccaggaCGTCCTCGATGCCCACTGGGGAGGGTGCCTCGAGCGACTTGGGCCAGCTATGCGAAGCCGTGCAGCATGCGCTTTCAGCCCTTCACGATGCACGCCAGCGTGGGCAGCTGGATGTGGCGCTACTCCTCGCCAACATGCGCAGACATCTGCTTCCCGATCTTTTCGCCGCGTATCGCGGCTGGTACGTTGCGCAGCGGAAGGCCGGTGCAAAGGgtgccaccagcacctccacagacgcctccgcagctgccggGCCTGAATACCCCTCATCTCTTCACCGACTGGACGGATGTCTGTATCACAAGGAGCGCTCGCAGTGGATTCGCCTGGCTGAGCCATCCAGCATCCTTGCCGCAGCCCTGCTGCACTTCTATCGTCCCGTTCCACCCAGTACGTCTTGCACCCCATCGAGCACAAaggacgcagctgcaggcatGGAGTTGGAACTAGTCAAGTCGGtcagcagcgaagcagctgtggcagaacccaccacacaccacctCTCCTTTGCTGCCGATAGCACACTCACTACATCATCACTGAACATGAACTCGGCAGCACGGTCAGAAAAGCTGCAGCCCTTGTCGATGATAAGCCAACTGTCGCTAGAGGAAGCGCTCGAGGTGCTTCGCcaaagcagcagagcagaTGCGGCATCATCCACCTCGCTGAAGTGGACACTTTCTGGGTATCAGTGTGTAGTACACCCCGGTGTCGGTGGACCTGCTGGACTCGCTGGTGGGGCAGTGGCGAcgatcagcagcgccgccagtgtGGCAAGCATGATCGGTGGCGGCACCAGCAACGCCGATCCTATCATCACCGTAGACGTGCTCTTTCCCCGAAGCTTTGCAGCCCTTCACGTGCTCTACACAGACGGCGCTCCCTTTGATATCTGTGCCGCCCTGGTGCGATGTCGCCCCTTTAGCACCGACGGCGGCAAGTCGCACTCAAGGTTCTTCGTCACACATGATGGACGCTTTCTCATCAAGTCCGTGAAACCgatggagctgcgccacttcCGAGAGTGGGCGCCGCGCTACTTTGCGAGGATGGCGGACTACTACGCGTCGttgcaacagcaacagcagcatcCGTCGCACTCGTCGGGCGGTGAGGCCAGTGCGCCCCTGCTCGACGCTCAGACGACACTGGGCAAAATCATGGGCCTCTACGCTGTTCAGGTGCAAGGGTCGCGCAgcagagctgcggcgccgcccaCCACGTTCACTAGCTCAGTGCCCGGTGACACcacaccgcagctgcagaaccTCCTCACAGACGGGACGCATTGCTTCATGGTCTCcgagcagctcctctttCAACGACCAGTGCGGGAGAAGTGGGACCTGAAAGGCAGCCAGCGCAACCGCACGACAGAGCAGACGGCTGCCGTACGCCTTGACGTGGACTTCGTTCAAGAGCGTCTACGGTTGGGCAACTTCTTCTTTTGCACGCCGGAGGTGAAGCGTCTCTTGATGGAGCACCTCTCTCGCGACaccgcgctgctggcggagagTGGCATCATGGACTACTCGCTCATGGCCTCCgttggcgacggcagcgtgtgcgtgggcatCATCGACTATTTGCACCCCTACTCCTCCGCCAAGGTGCTGGAGTCGAAGGTGAAGTCTGGCCTAGACACAATGCTCGGCTACACTCGCCGCGACCCAACCATCATCGACCCGGCAAGCTATGCGGCGCGGTTTATGCGCTGGATGGATGGTTACTTCAACGGTGTCCCGGATCGACTGGACCCGCTCAcccgtgtgcagcagctgaaggagcgcCGGGAAAGTGGTTTGGTCCAGAAGCGATACCATTTTTCACCCCTGTCCCGTGAGACGGGAAAGAGGTAGGTGGGGCAGGGGCGATTTGAGCGTCTCTCTATGGAGGGGTCAGTGAGTGGACGCACTATCCCGGGGCTGTACTTCTTTacggcgtctctctctcccccccccccccaacgACTCCACCCTCGTTTCTCCTTTCCAGAcaattgctgctgctgctgctgctgctgctgtcgactcgcccgccccccccccctcagcGTACCACGGAATGTTTGTCACGGTGCGCATGCTCACAtttcatacacacacgccgcgccgcaAGATGCGGATAGTCGGAGACGCGCCAGGACCACCCGTCTTCGCCCCcgcttcctccctccactcTCCCCCTTTGGTTTCTCTTTCAGGGCCTTTTATGGGCCCACACCACCTACTGCTACCTGCTCCCTTCTTATTCTATTTCCTGTCGGGTTCCTGCATTAactctccccaccccattCCCCTCGCCGCTGgttgttttccttttgcCTTTTCGTTTTCACTTGTATCGTCTACAGTGTGCTTCCTTTCCCGCTTCGCTccgtcttccctccccctccccatttcTCTCTTGGGTGCCCTGGGGGGGGCgtatgtctgtgtgcgccAATGATGCTGCTCCCATGTTGTTTCGTTCTCACGGTATGTGGAATCGTGTGTGCAATGCACGCCAACCTCCATCGtttcaccctcctcctcctcctccatgccACCATGGACCACAAACAGGAGCGCTACTGTTCTTGTGGGGTCTGGACACTTATCCTCATCTCGTATCTCGTTT
This portion of the Leishmania panamensis strain MHOM/PA/94/PSC-1 chromosome 27 sequence genome encodes:
- a CDS encoding 2-oxoglutarate dehydrogenase subunit, putative (TriTrypDB/GeneDB-style sysID: LpmP.27.0880); translated protein: MMRRALSGVIAVRASAMRNYTDARTIRQPNPYDQLVSAENQHYVENLMRQYEADSALVDPSWVPVLEAIRSRNDDAPVVSTFSRPIDAKSLSEKQRHDNMRLSWMIREYERFGHHMAKVNPLSGYHADNRILGSRTLAPEEFCFSKEDLKLVFNVTLGASYDATFVSGGTSMTLQEIIDQLRRFYCGPIGFEFMSSGFFELRNWFRHEVANSLQPLPHEERKLYYKDVIKACGFEKFLQVKYATKQRFGLDGGEALIPALNAVILTSSNLGVQSAIIGMAHRGRLNVLANVLHKSLRTILNEFEGRVAIENVHVSGDVEYHLGKRKHVKLANNKLIELDLLPNPSHLEAVNPLVLGKAHARQVYTDDVECTTVLPILIHGDAAFAGQGSCYETMGFCELENFHVGGTLHLVINNQIGFTTNPKDSRASAYCTDLSKVNNAPVMHVNGDDVDACVKAAKIAARFRHQFHRDIIIDLVCYRRNGHNETDMPDFTQPQLYEQIRRHPCLVDIYTKTLIEDGTLTAEEAKVEKTEWDSVLRQAYERMNSTQNFVKVMPVFDPESENTSADLSYAKIAAARVPRPAPAVETGVEAQTLRAAGVHLASIPKEMQKPHPVVERTYAARKKGTEQGDAIEWCQAELMALATLSMQGVPIRLTGEDVERGTFTQRHAGITDMKTNLKYFPVKTVSPSQALITISNSSLSELGVCGFEMGYNMENTRSITMWEAQFGDFANGAQVIFDQFLSCCEEKWNEHSNLILSLPHGYSGAGPEHSSARVERFLQLSDDSDRVPSDFRHFSNDQALEIRIRRHNWQVTYPSTPANYFHLLRRQGLREFPKPLVNFFSKARLRAPNLSKLADMAQGSRFKAVIDTARTEDTVARKVAFCSGQIESIVNDAKTAMQKETPGVHDDVVLVTVEQLAPFPWEQVADVMEKYAQRNPDTEFVWLQEEPRNMGMWMHMRPRMNSLMRHLGLKQNRINVVSRSSSASPSTGYGSVHVEEEKKLIQEIIAG
- a CDS encoding phosphatidylinositol (3,5) kinase, putative (TriTrypDB/GeneDB-style sysID: LpmP.27.0890), producing MRTDRSLWVEDKYALRCRGCAEKFTVFRRRHHCRRCGQVFCYECLKPPPTEASVPQSIIFNVYQWLAPTLATPISTRTSAEVPKTAGKCNAVSSSRDGASVAAVAAAAAAAELSMLLCCRCAATVAKNASREASAPHAEFPASSLTGNSAAQSLSNVPSPLMLSVPLPCPSSPKLETPIRLDGRSPPEEALSPTPLRTLPAIEMARQLAASDSSNIVAPESVGCTGTHAETEEEREVTYSIGRVWRPPPSIMAQWWVAHQQALKDRAARTFPGQQTSPCASTLESAGALVRTLSDDPVSFDVRFFLGADMTQLASDSKGCVLGSAAVIAMADAPASLHGFLSDFGAACTTHLKARIQHTLQAYFPNTHGSRLCRHLADVAWHIVHHTAVALGASVFDHLSIFSILSPAQPVQCIVYPGLVNRRPHPSKRVMSPCDHPRVLLLAGDLSYPVQPAEDLVDYVHSYSGYLDKLFQRLVMWQPDVIVVEGNMHHYLRARIEAEDQMRLVLDVGREFLVQLSWCLHADIIADLQYVGVGDLTTTAPLGHCARFEVLELAEEVCCCCFRGFDALSFHTLILRGERQWEAMEQVVREAVAVAYHLALQANGAAALVRKGLSISVSSATATAEEAAAAAAITMNVGCQFPSSVQSACRHAASPAALSTLKDNIVVNIVHMDHLFEGGTGGGSGAGNSVNGRSAVAVASAVMSTLAKSRSSELPIERGASRGPVTRFQASSHLDLPASSADTASPSAPLLGPPLGRAEAPAANAYAVVQQKSVLTFYGAGDERLFHFLVNRCAGTESQVLYLHGAHRVKVTTSTSASLPSAAATLTDSGLADTLGAAQMLAFHKVTAQQSAARALTAAEPLDTYAIAAFVAHLRGYFSLRIRVVNEDVRVAAADAATVPATPVDAMIDVCTPHLLNLSTAAFLEWVLYGWIPAQSRHSAQSGLQIHFQFHSLGTAAQQQRQPSPANISAYPNTVTFLMERVPLSRIEYPSPVMPRAIPALEAKGSSEEHPIGIEDYLYAGSDADEMEGLLAELQQATRASLDRTEQLENTKADVLTVASAISTVSSAVGVEGKASAAARTSSMPTGEGASSDLGQLCEAVQHALSALHDARQRGQLDVALLLANMRRHLLPDLFAAYRGWYVAQRKAGAKGATSTSTDASAAAGPEYPSSLHRLDGCLYHKERSQWIRLAEPSSILAAALLHFYRPVPPSTSCTPSSTKDAAAGMELELVKSVSSEAAVAEPTTHHLSFAADSTLTTSSLNMNSAARSEKLQPLSMISQLSLEEALEVLRQSSRADAASSTSLKWTLSGYQCVVHPGVGGPAGLAGGAVATISSAASVASMIGGGTSNADPIITVDVLFPRSFAALHVLYTDGAPFDICAALVRCRPFSTDGGKSHSRFFVTHDGRFLIKSVKPMELRHFREWAPRYFARMADYYASLQQQQQHPSHSSGGEASAPLLDAQTTLGKIMGLYAVQVQGSRSRAAAPPTTFTSSVPGDTTPQLQNLLTDGTHCFMVSEQLLFQRPVREKWDLKGSQRNRTTEQTAAVRLDVDFVQERLRLGNFFFCTPEVKRLLMEHLSRDTALLAESGIMDYSLMASVGDGSVCVGIIDYLHPYSSAKVLESKVKSGLDTMLGYTRRDPTIIDPASYAARFMRWMDGYFNGVPDRLDPLTRVQQLKERRESGLVQKRYHFSPLSRETGKR